The following are encoded in a window of Scyliorhinus canicula unplaced genomic scaffold, sScyCan1.1, whole genome shotgun sequence genomic DNA:
- the LOC119961221 gene encoding zinc finger protein 485-like: MGFAISANLLSHQRIHTGERPFQCPDCGKCYKRSGELRSHQHVHTNEKPFKCSYCGTGFRQSSDLIVHQRIHTGERPFTCSKCGKGFTQSTNLLTHQRVHTGEKPFTCSKCGKGFTISANLLSHQRVHTDERPFQCPDCRKCFKRSGDLMSQQRVHTDEKSCRCSYCGTGFRHSSNLTVHQRIHTGERPFTCSECGKR; encoded by the coding sequence atgggatttgctatttcagccaacctgctgagtcaccagcgaattcacactggggagagaccatttcagtgtccagactgcgggaagtgctataaacgtTCTGGGGAACTGAGGAGTCATCAACATGTTCACACTAATGAGAAGCCGTTCAAGTGCTcttactgcgggactgggttcagacaatcatctgacctcattgtacatcagcgaattcacactggggagaggccattcacctgctccaagtgtgggaagggattcactcagtcaaccaacctgctgacacaccagcgagttcacactggggagaaaccattcacctgctccaagtgtgggaagggatttactatttcagccaacctgctgagtcaccagcgggttcacacagaTGAGAGGccatttcaatgtccagactgcaggAAGTGCTTTAAACGTTCTGGGGATCTGATGAGCCagcagcgtgttcacactgacgagaaatcGTGCAGGTGCTcttactgcgggactgggttcaggcacTCATctaacctcactgtacatcagcgaattcacactggggagaggccattcacctgctccgagtgcgggaagaga